The genome window TTATATTATTACGCACTCACAGGGTTTACATCACAGCTTCATGTTGAGTGCTGTGTAGATAGAGCCTGATGTTGTGTGCACTCACTGAGTGAAGTACAACCAGTGTTTGCTCATGTACAACAGGGTGCAGTAGTAGTGAGTAGTAGTGAGTAGTAGTGAGTAGTATTGTGTAGTATTGAGTGCTGCTGGTGAACTCCGGACtgacccctcctcttcctcacaggAATGCACAAGAAGTCTATCGAAATCACCAAGAAGTGTCTGAGCCCTCAGGGGAACGACTCCCCCCGACACGAGTCCTTCTGCGATGGCCCGGAGCGACAGGCCGGTGCCGAGGAGGcgagggaggtgggggaggaggaagaggaggagctgcagatggaggaagaggaggcggaggaggaagcCATCGACCTGTCCAGCTCGTcgaagcagcaggaggagggggggggcggggagaAACACCTCGTCGCCTGCGGCGACAGAGCGCTGGCGAGTCGGAAGATCGCAGCTGAAGGTCGAGACTGATGCAGCACAGAGACCAGACCATAATACTGTCAGATCCTGACCTGCAGCTCCAACAGCAACAAGGACAAACAGAAGACATGGAGTTTCTCAATCTGATTGGCGCTTCTTTCAGGCATCAGCCAATGAGAAAGCACCACTTAAGTCTATGCAAGATTACACATTTGGCGGGAAATGCTACTCTGGGCTAGCATGCTAAATGACTAGCTTTTAcactttatactttatttatttcatctatTCATGGACACAATATGCACAGCTGATTTGTCTGGAAAAgtgaacaataaaacaaagaccttttcaaaagaaaaaacaaacacatgtttagcGGCAAAAGCTATTCTCGGCTAGCATGCTAAACAACTAGCTtatatacttatttttatttactgccTGGTGTAAAAGAATACATCAAATTAAAGAGAATGATTCATCATCAGGCAAACAAACATACACTTATAAACGATGAGCTTTCACAAAGAGagaattcagaaaaataaaagaaatatgaataataatattttattatgctAACGCCATTTTGGCCTGCTAATACAAGTTAgcataataacatgttattcttgacagttttttttctcttatttttatcattattttggcATGCTAATACATGTCATGATAGcattaaagcatttttattattcatattaaaaacTATCAACTATCGtctatttacattttactgGTGAAACCTTTATGATGTTAGGACCTAAACATGTACCAGGCTCCTCACGGGTGATGCAAACCTTAGCTTCTGCGGTTAGCGACTCTCTGTGCTCCCAGGatgaaaacatgctaacgtgctaaGATGGCGCCTCGGAGGAAAGGACTAAGCATCTCAAAGACCGGAGGACGGTGTCAGGGTGTATatatctgtctttgtgtttctgtaatgtACTCAGAGTTTTATATCCGTGTTTCTGGAAAATAAGAGActattaatgttttattcccGTTGTGTTTGAAGGTGTGACTGTCAGGCACTGAGCTCTGTGGatgaatgtaatttaaatattaaaaagttattattattatttaatgtcaGTGTTTTCACCAGGTGTGTACAGCAGCAGGGCGGTGAATAAAAGCAAAGTATTTTTTGAATCATGAttgttttattcaacacaaacacTCCATATATTGTACTAGCATTAATGAACATGTGACTAATCATAAATTAGCATTCCAATTATGGTGCATGTCACAGAAGGCCTGGATGAAACGTGTTGAACggtctccactgataaatagcacactggctgacttggaaatgaggtcctatgtccaaaattctgaactacccctttaaatggaacccttactggtcccacagaggggaaacattctgcatctgacccatcctagtgttgggAGCAGTTGGGTCCCATATACCACTGCCCCATAATACTATAAGCCTGTCTGATTTAAGCCAATCTTCAGGGCTTTATAATAAGGGTCTTAAATTAAAGTGGAAAACTTAAATCttgcctttgtttttgttattgtttttactgcattagatttatttattctctttaaAACAACTGATTATTTTCATTGGAGCAGcaggtgcttttattttgaaggccgtTTGTCGATGGACTAGACCACTACGTCACGTCCTGTTTTCGCGGTAACGTCCCTAGCCGTTAgttttgtgctaagctaacaggctgcTAACCACAGGAGTTGTTCAACATGTCGGATTTAAAGAGTTTTAAAGCTGAGCTCACGGGGATCGTCAGCAGCCTGGCCCGCGCGCTGCTCACGGAGATCTGCTCCGCGGCGGAGAGAGTCTCCGTGAGCAAACACAACCCCGAGGAGGAGGTGAGCTAACTGCGGCATACGGCTAACTTCCGGTGTGACGTCAGCAGCTGTTGAAGTTAAATcaggtttttttaattaagttaaaaacacataaacaaaaacacagttataGAAGGTAACAGGtcagaaaaaatattaaaaaatacgATCCTACGTTAGAGATGTATCAATATGGATATCAATGTGGATAAACCCgtaaaaataaatagtataGTTTGTCAAAACTGTCATAAAAAGACAtgtagaatcagaatcaggtttatttaaGAGGAGTCTGCATTAGTGTAtatagaatgggaggatgaaaccctctttatttgtcacatacacacacacacagcagagcacacacagtgaaatgtgtcctctgcatttaacccatcctagtactaggagcagtggggagCTATCGTGcagcccggggagcaatggggagggggtgattggaggtgtctggtgccttgctcaagggcaccacagctgggcctaggaggtgaactgggacctctccaagtagcagtccactttccatatttgttcaagtctgttctggtacttgaaccggcgaccctacgattcccagtccaagcccctactgactgagccactgttgGACATATGGTGCATAAtcacagttaaagaagataaagaaagaaacactataatcacattaaaataaagcaatatgtGCAGAGAATATATCTACCTGTAAGaataagatataataaaatacactgcctggccaaaacaAAGCCCCCCTCTAGTAcccgttggaccgccttcagctttgatcacacattctctgtggcatcgtttccccgagcttctgcaacgtctcaacatttatttctgtcattaattgttgatcttgtgttgatgacgggagattctgaccactgatcaaagtcttctccagcacatcccaaagacactcaatggggttcaggtctggactctgggggggccgatccatgtgtgaaatgatgtctcatgctccctgaaccactctctcacagtctgagccgatggatcctggcattgtcctcttagaacatgcccgctccatcagaggagaagaaacccactgatggaataacctgtccttcaggatattcagggagccccaactgcagcagccccagatcatagccctgcccccacaggctggtacagtaggcactaggcatgatgggggcatcacttcagccgcctctcttcttaccctgatcccccatcactctggaacagggtctggactcatcagaccacaccttcttccattgctccagagtccaatctttacgcTCCCTACCAAACTGAAgccgattagcctcactgagAAGTGGGTTTCTTACGGCCcccagctgtttagtcccactcccttgagttccctccgcattgtgcgtgtggaaatgctctctCTGTCACAGCTAAACTTAACCAggttctactgttgtttttctaccatttgatttcaccaaacgtttaagggGTCACCGATCATTCAGGATCTTTTTCTGACCTCACTCCTCCCTGGAAGAGGATGtcccccactgtccttccagtctttaataatgcgttggacagttcttaaccccattttagtatttcagcaatctccttagatgtttgcTCTGCTTGATGCCAATAACTTGACTCTCCTGAAACAGATCAACATCTTTTCCACGTCCACAGGACATGTCTTTCGACCACAGGACATGTCTTTCGtccacaggatatgtctttcgaccACAGGACATGTCTTTCGtccacaggatatgtctttcgaccACAGGACATGTCTTtcgaccacaggatatgtctttcgaccACAGGTCATGTCTTtcgaccacaggatatgtctttcgaccacaggatatgtctttcgaccacaggatatgtcttttgaccacaggatatgtctttcgaccACAGGACATGTCTTtcgaccacaggatatgtctttcgacatgGCTGTTTCACAAATGAGAAGCTCCTCACTACTTAGGGTTCAATAACgtgttgccagctgaaacataatcacccatgcagtaattatccaatgggaggctcttacctatttgcgtagttaaatccaggtggggacttttttttggccgggcagtgtatgatATGTGCTGCATTGGTATGACCGGTGGACAGCCGTGCAGACATGACGGGGGGCTTTGTGTGCAGGACTGTGTTAATATGAACATGATATTCAGCATGCATAAATGTGATGCATAGAATCTCTAGAGTGGTAgggggtcgggggggggggggcgctttTTACTGGGGCTGGTAGACAGTCAGAGTTTCACCCAGAAGACGAGTGAGTGATGAGCAGCTGCTCtgtgtgacctttgacctctgtcaggACCAGCTGAGCACTCTGCTGGACGCTCTGTGTGAGGAGGCTGTGGAGAACATCCTGAAGACCCTTCATCTGAGGGACCAGCCGGAGGAGGGGGGTCTGATGGAGACCAGAGGAGGTGAGAGCATTaggttctcaaacttttttcaaTAATGTACCCCCTTTGAAAATAATGTCAGCCAAGTTCCCCCTGATCAGGGCAAAAACCACTGGGTAAGGAAAACATCCTCTATAGAGAGGAACAGCTGCACCGTCAGTGTCTGATTCATTAAAAGCACAACCTGTAACTGAGAGACTCTGAAAGCTGCATTCCACATGTTCACATCAGCACTACATTGATGGCAAACCAATGACATCATGCAGTAACCCTGAGAGAGATCAGCTGCTTTGAACTGATCCTTTAATAAGTTCAGTGAGGAGCATGGGCTGGAGCTTCACTGAGGGTCCTTCTCAGACAGAGAGGCGACTGCAGCTACTACACTTTGTTCGGGCACTTCAAAATCACCACTCacaaaaatctgactttttttctaaatgtcgcCTTTTACAAATGTCCcaatattttctcattattctaactccttcttcatgtggccctgctcgtcttctttttttaaattcactcaTTCTGTCTCCcaatttttcttttcaaacttgagtttccgactatttcttcaaaattatcccTTTTCCCTAAAAATTcggactttttaaaagtagacatttagaaacaaattttttaaaagtcagatcttttttggataaaaataatcattttgaagaaatagtggGGAACTCCAAACGCATCTTCCTTCCGAGTGTTTATCTCTGTGATCTTTCACGACCAACTTTACTGTTTGGTTCattatgtttaaatgatgttcaCACGCTGCTGTAAGGGAAACATTTTCCCAATTTCATCCTTCTGTGTGTCTCAGGTGGAGGTGAGCTCCCCCCCGCAGAGCAGAGCTACATCCTGGTGCTGGGGGTTAGTGAGTGAAGCTAAGACACTGTTCATCCTCACACCcagaacacactcacacactgctctgtgttTCCAGAGCGCCGCAGCAGACTGCAGCCAGCTGCTGTCACTGCAGAGCCAGGCTACCGCTAAAGCTAACGGTGACGCTAACGCTAAAGGTAAAGCTAAAGCTAACGGTGACGCTAACGCTAAAGGTGACGCTAAAGCTAACGGTGACGCTAACGCCAAAGGTAACGCTAAAGCTAACGGTGACGCTAACGCTAAAGGTGACGCTAAACCTAACgatgatgctaatgctaaaggTAACGCCAAAGGTCACGCTAAAGCTAACGATGACGCTAACGGTGACGCTAAAACTAACGGTGAGGCTAAAGCTAACGGTGACGGTAATGCTAAAGGTAACGCTAAAGCTAACGGTGACGCTAAAGCTAAAGGTGACGCTAAAGCTAACGGTGACGCTAACGTTAAAGGTAACGGTGACGCTAACGCCAAAGGTGACGCTAAACCTAACgatgatgctaatgctaaagcTAACGGTGACGCTAACGCTAAAGGTGACGCTAACGGTGACGCTAAAGCTAACGGTGACACTAACTCTAAAGGTGACGCTAAAGCTAACGGTGACCAGGGTGTCCGCGGggtcttaaaaagtctaaaaaagtctaaaattacacattttcaatttaaggcctaaaaaagtctaaaatatagAGATATTTCGCAGTGTAAGTCTAAAATTGGGTTTGAGTAATTTAAGACCTACgtttcaatgcaaaatatcgacaaaggattattttttttgtttgttttgtttttacgtaCTTTTCCACgccgttctgtttttttctttttctgttatggTGGCAGTTATGGTCCGTGTAGTTCTACATGACATGTGCTGTTAGTGGAAcgtacaataataaaactacaGATGTGAAACGGAAATGTACTGTCGTCACAGGATGCAGCAGCAAGTATTTTGATTCTCTGTGTGCGAGCAAGGCGGGAATAGTTACGAAGTAGGATAACGTCCGAATGGCaggagaaagttaaaaaaaaggatgggtAAATGTAAATTCAACGACAATTGGCTCTCAATAGGGCAATTTGCAGACTGGCTGAAACGCGTTCCCGCTGATGACAGTGAGGCATACTGCACGTTTTGCAAAAGAACTCTTAAACTCGGGACCCTGGGCATCAAGGCACTGGAGTCTCACACAAAATCCAGCAAACACCAGGAGTCGGCAAATGCAGCACGCAATTCCCATGGAATTGCCCAGTTCTGTTCAGTAGCAAGCAGCACGTCGTCAATAAATAATATGGGTAATATTCGTGATCTATTGGGCTCCACTGATACAATGAAGGCAGAAGTTCTGTGGGCGCTTAACACAGTGGCTAAACACCAGTCATGCAGATCCAATGACGGCATCGGAGAGCTTTTCCAAGCGATGTTCCCCGACTCCACAGTTGCCAAAACATTCCAATGCGGGAGAGACAAGACGTCGTACATACTCCGATTTGGAGTGGCAGAGTTCGTCAAAAAAGAGCTTATCTCAAAGGTGACCGGGCCCTTCGTCATTATGTTTGACGAAAGTCTTAACCACGCAACAAAGAGGAAGCAACTGGACCTTCACGTAAGGTACTGGGATGACGGCCAGGTACAGTCCCGGTACCTGGGCTCACAATTTATGGGCCATGCCACAGCAAACGACTTGCTGAAGGAGATCAAAGtaagtgctttttttgtattatttttatccaCTGATTGGTCGTAAAAATGTCACTCTTGATTAAAATTAATAGAAGTACTTTTGGCCAATCGCTGCGTTTCTTACATCTGGAGTAACATCTTGTTACGGGGTAGCCAGCTGTCACACCGGGTTTATCGTAACGCAACATTGCCCCCAGCACCGGTTGttgcataacaacaacatggcCCCAGATGTCGGTTGCTGCGTAACGCAGCATAGTTGATTTGTCATTGTTGGGGATGTATGTTATTCGTCGGTCTCTGCATTACGGCAGGGATCATACAACTTCCGTGTTGCGGTAGTTTTATGATCCCAAACGTAATGCAAAGACCGACGAACGATTTCATCTCCTGTTATGAAAAGGGGCTCCATTTAAAATCGGAAGGTGTGTGGCTGCGCGTCTGATCCGCATATACAGTTGTCTCTGTCACCATGTCCAAACGTTTCTtagtgaaaatattttgatcattgggagatttggtttattcattttctgaagTAGTGCTCTGCAATTgctgtgtgagagaatgaatgAGGACATCTGTGTATTAAATTGCCTTCTCTTAATCATAATTTGTACATGCCTCCTTTTCATTGCCCAACCTTTACATTCTGCTCCCATTACTTATTTGTATGCTAGCTGCACATAActattgcctgtgtgtgtgattttgttgtttaaatatatgctaatttaattgactggttgatttgtttccttcccTTAGGAATGTGCGGGCCACCTGGACCTCAGCAAGCTGATTTCGATCTCAATGGATGGTCCAAATGTAAATTTTAAGTTCTTTGAGCTGTTCCAGGCGGAATATGCTGACCTGTACGCTGGTTCTCAGCTCATATCTGTTGGTAGCTGCGGGTTACACACCGTACACAATGCCTTTAAAACAGGCTTCTCATCGTGGCAGGTGGACAAGATCCTCAGGGCCTTGCACACATTGTTGCATAATGTTCCCGCAAGACGAGAGGACTACGAGAAGACCACCAGGTCTACCCGCTTCCCGTTGGCATGGTGTGGGCACCGATGGCTGGAAAACCTGCCTGTCGTGATACGAGCGTTGGATATCTGGTCATCTATGCTGGTGTACACCAATGCTGTGAGGAGAAAGGAGCTTCCAAATCCTGGCACTGGAAGCTTTGCTGTAATCGAAGAAGCCCAGAAAGATCCCCTGACTCTACCTAAGCTGCAGTTTTTCAGGAGCATCGCCCAGCTATTTGATCCGTTTTTAAGGAAGTACCAGACTGAGGAGCCGGTGATGCCTTACCTAGGCAAAGATCTGGCAGAGTTGATCAAGGTAATGCCTTTTCTAATGAGCAGAACATTATTTAGGAAACTGTCATGAAATGGATGTATGGATTTTATGAttgcattatattgattttGAGAGTTTTGGTGTGGTTATGATGCCagcccacccacccaccccatTACACCGCCAGCTCAAAAGTAAAGCATTATGTAGGcctgtaattaaacaaatacagttgtgaacaaagacacattcacagCAAATCTACAACAGTCAAAATGGTACACAGTATTTTGCAAAGTaattatgtaattgaaatgtttcttttgttatcgTCCAACAGAGTCTGATGCGTCGTTTCGTGAAACgagaggttctgcaggacatcACCACAGCCCAGCTTACCAAACTGGACATAGGTGACAAGAATATCTTGATGCCGGTGCACTGTGTTGATATTGGCTTGGGTGCTGAGGAGGCCCTCAAGGTACTAATAGCTTAAAGTCAAAGATTATCAGGGGGAAGCCCATGTGTACAGCATTTTTGCTTACATTCCTTTCGCATTTCTCTGTACAGGACAGCAAAAGTTCAGACCTCAGGATTCTTGAATTTAAAAGGGACTGCATGCAAGGACTCTCAAGCATGGTGAAGAAAGTACAGGAGAAGAGTcctcttaagtacagtaccGTTAGGCAGATGGATTGTCTAGACCCCACAGTGATGAGCAGTGATCCAGACGGCTGCAAGGCAAAGATGAAGGGACTTGTGCAGACATTTCTGCTCAACAGGCAGCTGGCAGGAGGAGTTTGTGCTGGTACTAGGAGTTCTAGAAAGGGCTGAGGAAAATTATGCGTGCCACTTTCAGATAatcttgtatattatatttagcatCTGCATTTAGCAACTGAtcagtatttattgtatgtcaAAATATGATCACAATATATTTGAGTGTAGATCTCTTAAGTTAGGTTACTCCAGCAAATCATTTCCATGCACCcgttttgtgtggtttaaagactGTACCCCCACAGAGCTGTAAGGAAAGCCACAATGGTGATGACTAAATGGAAGCCATAagtaaatttatttttacatctttttgtcTCAGGGGACACCATTCTCCAACAGTTCgatgctgcgttgtctgtggaGTGCAGGCATGAAGATTTCATCTCCTTCAAGCCAATGCAAAAGAGGCTAGATGTCTTCCTTCATGGCTTCATCGGCAAGGCATACCCAGATCTTTGGGCGTTTTGCAAGACCCTTTTACTGCTTTCTCATGGTCAGGCGTCTGTAGAGAGAGGCTTCTCAGTGAACAAAGAGATCGAGACGGAGAATATGCAAGAAGAAACATTGGTCGCACACAGGCTTGTTTACGACTACGTTGCAATACATGGGGGCGTTACCAAGGTTCCACTTACACCTGACCTAATGAAATCTGTCATGGCTGCCAGGTCACGGTACCGTGTGCATTTGGacgaacagaggaagaagaaggagacagagacacaagggaAGAAAAGGGCACACGCGGAGGAGCAGTTACAAGACCTGAAAGTCAAGAGGGACAGTCTACATAAAGTTACTGAGAGCCTGGGCAAAGAGGCAGATGAGTTGGCAGAGCAAGCAGAGGGCAAGGCTGGGAGCAAAATGgcacatctgatttcaaaatcaaatgctcTGAGGAGGGCTGCCAAAGACAAGCTCTCCCAGCTTAAGGTTCTGGGGGATGAAATTGCCACCAAAAGTGCAGAGcttaaaagcatgtaaataatgtaaataatatgtttgtttcattgacaataaatgtaaattgacggcaatctggctttgttatttctttttttttaatacttcgtGAAGGTCTTAAATTTAACCCATGATGGTctaaaaaaggtctaaaaaagtctaaaattgcACTTGTTAAAACCTGCAGACACCCTGGGTGACGCTAATGCTAACGCTGATAGtgagtttatataaatatcagaCTTTATCTTTCTTCAGTTTATGTGCAGTCTGTCGTCAGTACAGCAACTCTTTAAATTtctgttttcactttaaaatatttaagtgtgtgtgtgtgtgtgtttgtgtgtattacAGCTGAAAATCAGACGGTGTGTGTGGacccccccccacaggctgaGATCCCCGACCATGAGTACGCTCTGTCCTCCCCCCCAGCCGCCGCCACAGCATCCCGCAGCCAGAGGCAGCGCTGCCGCTCGCGGCGCAGGAGCTCCCCCGACACAAGTCAGAGCCAGGCGGCAGgaagcccccccctcccctgcccGCAGTGCCGCATGCTGCTGCCGAGCGCAGAGCGCCTCTCGGAGCACCAGAGGAAGGCCCACCCGGCCTGCTCGCTGTGCGGCGCGGCGTTCAGCGGCATCCTGAGGCTGAGGGAGCACCAGCGCAGCGAGCACGGGCTGCTGCCCTTCAGCTGCAGCTTCTGCAGCAAGAGCTTCAACCACAAGGCGCACCGCGAGCTGCATGAGAAGGCGCGGCACACCGGTGAGAAGAGCTACCACTGCGATGTCTGCGGGAAGAGCTACTCCTGCGTCAGCGTGCTGAAGACGCACCGCCGCACGCACTTCGACCGCATGTTCATCTGCGACGTCTGCGGGAAGAGCTTTTTCCATGCCTGCCACCTGACTCGCCACCAGCTCGTGCACGGGGGGGAGCGGCCGCACCGTTGCAGCTCCTGTGGGCGGGGCTTCATGCAGGCCTCTAACCTGCGCAGCCACCAGGCTGCGCACCGCGGCGACACGCAGCTCTGCTCCGTCTGTGGGAAGAGCTACCGCCACCTGAAGAGCCACATCCTCAGCCTGCACGCTGCCGAGCTGCCCCCACCCTCGGAGCCGGGCTGTCCCCCCTTGTCGCCTGCCAGCTGTGCAGCAGAacattgcccccccccctctcagcTCAGGGAGCACCAGAGGAGCCTCAGTGCAGAAAAACCCTTCAGCTGCGACGTCGGCAGGAAGAGCTTCCTCAGGGCTCACCTGCAGACCAGAGCCCACCAGACCCCTGACCCCTCAccctgacccctgacccctcACCCTGACCCTGACTtttaaactctgagaagtgtttcagaaataatgctggatgtggtttggaacatcatatggggttcaatcacggcagcgtttagctgagtctCTCCGTCAGAAACTcttctcttcagacagagagctgtgctccaaaggggcgtggccagcttcagctccaaaggggcgtggtcagcttcagctccaaaggggcgtggtcagcttcagctccaaaggggcgtggtcagcttcagctcatttgcatgaaagcaagcgacagtcacagaatcagcacttcaggaacagggctgaaacacaGAGATAGCggaaatgcatgatctgttttgtattttgagcaaaagacgtcagagacatgtttttaatatatatttgagacctataatatatgccataaaagatcATAATAGAcacataaagtgtgtgtgtgtgtgtgtgtgtgtgtgtgtgtgtgtttgattcaaattcaagaagctttatttatcccgagggaaattgctgtgcTGTAGCAGGACAAAGtgggaaagtaatacaaagtgagaggtaacatcaaactaacataaaacaaactaagtaagtaaaagcaataaaatgacAGTTAATACGTAGGTATttacaatatacaacaacacGCTCTGCGCAGTTTAGCAgcatatatcaaataaaatcagtacAACCTAAATAAAGTGATTTTGGCCTCAGGACGCAGTGTCTCCACTGTCCCTCTGACCTGACGTAGAGAAGTTAaagagtctgatggccacaggaaggaaGCACTTCCTCTGGTGTTCTTTCTTAACCTCTGTACGAGGttagcacctggtggagagggtgagcgttgttgtccagGATACTATGCAGTTTACTCAGCATCctcctctcagacaccaccaaCAAAGAGTCCAGTTGGACCCCCAGGACGGATCCAGCCTTCCTgatgatcctgctgatcttgttggcgtctgctgCCCTCAGCCTGCTGCCCCAGCACACCAAAGAGgatggcactggctaccaccgaCTGGTGGTAGAACATCCTCAGCATGATGCTACATACGTTGAATGACCGGAGCCTCCTCAGGACATGGAGTCGGCTCTGGTTGTTCTAATATCTGCAGATTACCAGCAGCTCGGATCACTGGAGTCACAGAGGTGATTACATCTGCTGAACAACCACAGAGGTGGGActaatgtgtgtatacatactgtaatctgcccccccccccccacacacacacacacacacacagctggatcacacacacacatcaattaTCATCCCTGCACAAAGTGGAATTATGGGGGATTACTCGCTGCACAAACGGATTACAGAGACCTTAATGTGAAGCAAGGGTCGgaggtcagccccccccccccacacacacacacagagacctaAGATTCAAACTCTCAAAGCTTTATTGAGCACAACCGACAACGACATGCAGGTCCACTGGAGGGAAGACAACACG of Eleginops maclovinus isolate JMC-PN-2008 ecotype Puerto Natales chromosome 22, JC_Emac_rtc_rv5, whole genome shotgun sequence contains these proteins:
- the LOC134858800 gene encoding endothelial zinc finger protein induced by tumor necrosis factor alpha-like isoform X2 produces the protein MSDLKSFKAELTGIVSSLARALLTEICSAAERVSVSKHNPEEEVEVSSPPQSRATSWCWGLVSEAKTLFILTPRTHSHTALCFQSAAADCSQLLSLQSQATAKANGDANAKGKAKANGDANAKGDAKANGDANAKGNAKANGDANAKGDAKPNDDANAKGNAKGHAKANDDANGDAKTNGEAKANGDGNAKGNAKANGDAKAKGDAKANGDANVKGNGDANAKGDAKPNDDANAKANGDANAKAENQTVCVDPPPQAEIPDHEYALSSPPAAATASRSQRQRCRSRRRSSPDTSQSQAAGSPPLPCPQCRMLLPSAERLSEHQRKAHPACSLCGAAFSGILRLREHQRSEHGLLPFSCSFCSKSFNHKAHRELHEKARHTGEKSYHCDVCGKSYSCVSVLKTHRRTHFDRMFICDVCGKSFFHACHLTRHQLVHGGERPHRCSSCGRGFMQASNLRSHQAAHRGDTQLCSVCGKSYRHLKSHILSLHAAELPPPSEPGCPPLSPASCAAEHCPPPSQLREHQRSLSAEKPFSCDVGRKSFLRAHLQTRAHQTPDPSP
- the LOC134858800 gene encoding endothelial zinc finger protein induced by tumor necrosis factor alpha-like isoform X1, yielding MSDLKSFKAELTGIVSSLARALLTEICSAAERVSVSKHNPEEEDQLSTLLDALCEEAVENILKTLHLRDQPEEGGLMETRGGGGELPPAEQSYILVLGSAAADCSQLLSLQSQATAKANGDANAKGKAKANGDANAKGDAKANGDANAKGNAKANGDANAKGDAKPNDDANAKGNAKGHAKANDDANGDAKTNGEAKANGDGNAKGNAKANGDAKAKGDAKANGDANVKGNGDANAKGDAKPNDDANAKANGDANAKAENQTVCVDPPPQAEIPDHEYALSSPPAAATASRSQRQRCRSRRRSSPDTSQSQAAGSPPLPCPQCRMLLPSAERLSEHQRKAHPACSLCGAAFSGILRLREHQRSEHGLLPFSCSFCSKSFNHKAHRELHEKARHTGEKSYHCDVCGKSYSCVSVLKTHRRTHFDRMFICDVCGKSFFHACHLTRHQLVHGGERPHRCSSCGRGFMQASNLRSHQAAHRGDTQLCSVCGKSYRHLKSHILSLHAAELPPPSEPGCPPLSPASCAAEHCPPPSQLREHQRSLSAEKPFSCDVGRKSFLRAHLQTRAHQTPDPSP
- the LOC134858800 gene encoding zinc finger protein 782-like isoform X4, with product MSDLKSFKAELTGIVSSLARALLTEICSAAERVSVSKHNPEEEDQLSTLLDALCEEAVENILKTLHLRDQPEEGGLMETRGGGGELPPAEQSYILVLGVTENQTVCVDPPPQAEIPDHEYALSSPPAAATASRSQRQRCRSRRRSSPDTSQSQAAGSPPLPCPQCRMLLPSAERLSEHQRKAHPACSLCGAAFSGILRLREHQRSEHGLLPFSCSFCSKSFNHKAHRELHEKARHTGEKSYHCDVCGKSYSCVSVLKTHRRTHFDRMFICDVCGKSFFHACHLTRHQLVHGGERPHRCSSCGRGFMQASNLRSHQAAHRGDTQLCSVCGKSYRHLKSHILSLHAAELPPPSEPGCPPLSPASCAAEHCPPPSQLREHQRSLSAEKPFSCDVGRKSFLRAHLQTRAHQTPDPSP
- the LOC134858800 gene encoding myeloid zinc finger 1-like isoform X3, whose protein sequence is MSDLKSFKAELTGIVSSLARALLTEICSAAERVSVSKHNPEEEDQLSTLLDALCEEAVENILKTLHLRDQPEEGGLMETRGGGGELPPAEQSYILVLGSAAADCSQLLSLQSQATAKANGDANAKAENQTVCVDPPPQAEIPDHEYALSSPPAAATASRSQRQRCRSRRRSSPDTSQSQAAGSPPLPCPQCRMLLPSAERLSEHQRKAHPACSLCGAAFSGILRLREHQRSEHGLLPFSCSFCSKSFNHKAHRELHEKARHTGEKSYHCDVCGKSYSCVSVLKTHRRTHFDRMFICDVCGKSFFHACHLTRHQLVHGGERPHRCSSCGRGFMQASNLRSHQAAHRGDTQLCSVCGKSYRHLKSHILSLHAAELPPPSEPGCPPLSPASCAAEHCPPPSQLREHQRSLSAEKPFSCDVGRKSFLRAHLQTRAHQTPDPSP